A stretch of the Polaribacter pacificus genome encodes the following:
- a CDS encoding helix-turn-helix domain-containing protein: MKQPELGKKILELRKQKGFTQEELVEKCNINVRTIQRIEAGDVSPRSFTIKAILEVLGFNYEEVLGDEYVPGKFDKLLRINPNTVNKQLNTAWVFGIVYFMVGFVEFAFEFMQGYFENRSLYIIFYTVTKLITISSLFFFIRGFVIAGSLYKNHLLQMSSFLLLSVAVLSTIADITTLFAFEEFSGLITASIFMSMGVLMVFFGVAILRLKNQLGDIAKYTGVLEIVTGICFFTILLSPIGAFTLIVVEILEIILIYKVALRLKKVA; the protein is encoded by the coding sequence ATGAAACAACCAGAACTAGGAAAAAAGATTTTAGAGCTTCGCAAGCAAAAAGGATTTACTCAAGAAGAATTAGTAGAAAAGTGCAATATCAATGTTCGTACAATTCAGAGAATAGAAGCAGGAGATGTGTCTCCGAGGAGTTTTACCATCAAAGCAATTTTAGAAGTATTAGGGTTTAATTATGAAGAAGTTCTTGGAGATGAATACGTTCCTGGGAAATTCGATAAACTTTTAAGAATTAATCCCAATACGGTAAACAAACAATTAAACACTGCTTGGGTGTTTGGTATTGTCTATTTTATGGTAGGCTTTGTTGAGTTTGCTTTTGAATTTATGCAAGGATATTTTGAAAATCGATCGCTTTATATAATTTTTTATACGGTTACAAAATTAATAACAATTAGCTCTTTGTTTTTCTTTATTAGAGGATTTGTGATTGCAGGTTCTTTGTATAAAAATCATTTGTTACAAATGAGTTCATTTTTATTGTTGTCGGTTGCGGTATTATCAACCATAGCAGACATCACAACCTTGTTTGCCTTTGAAGAATTTTCTGGACTTATTACCGCATCAATTTTTATGTCGATGGGAGTTTTGATGGTGTTTTTTGGAGTTGCAATTTTAAGATTGAAAAATCAATTAGGAGATATTGCAAAGTATACTGGGGTTTTAGAAATAGTTACTGGAATTTGCTTTTTCACAATTTTATTATCACCTATAGGGGCATTTACACTAATCGTTGTTGAGATTTTAGAAATAATTTTGATTTACAAAGTAGCTTTAAGGTTAAAGAAAGTAGCCTAA
- a CDS encoding non-canonical purine NTP diphosphatase: MKLVFATHNKNKLAEVQKMLPKSIELLSLNDINCFDDIEETASTLEGNANIKATFIKNNYGFDCFADDTGLEVNTLNGEPGVYSARFAGKENDSEKNMQKLLNELKDKTDRSAQFRTAISLHLEGKHYLFEGICKGEILTSKQGEKGFGYDPIFKPEGFNSSFAQMTSEEKNSISHRGLAIKKLVSFLIENKI; this comes from the coding sequence ATGAAACTCGTATTTGCTACCCACAATAAAAACAAGCTGGCCGAAGTTCAGAAAATGTTACCCAAGTCTATAGAACTTTTAAGTTTAAATGATATCAACTGTTTTGATGATATTGAAGAAACCGCAAGTACTTTAGAAGGAAATGCAAATATCAAGGCTACTTTTATAAAAAACAACTACGGTTTTGATTGTTTTGCTGATGATACTGGACTCGAAGTTAACACTTTAAACGGAGAACCTGGAGTGTATTCTGCTCGCTTTGCGGGGAAAGAAAATGATTCAGAAAAAAACATGCAAAAATTACTCAATGAACTTAAAGACAAAACCGATAGAAGTGCTCAATTTAGAACGGCCATCTCTTTACACTTAGAAGGTAAACACTATCTTTTTGAGGGTATTTGTAAAGGTGAGATTTTAACATCAAAACAAGGTGAAAAAGGTTTTGGTTATGATCCAATCTTTAAACCTGAAGGATTCAATTCTTCTTTTGCTCAAATGACATCAGAAGAAAAAAACAGTATTAGCCATAGAGGATTGGCAATAAAAAAATTAGTCTCCTTTTTAATTGAAAATAAGATTTAA
- a CDS encoding M28 family metallopeptidase — MKKLLLSASLLAFIACSTSKSATNDTDANVDYAEKFAASITDKDLAKHLFIYAGDEFEGRNTGEPGQKKAAEYLKNFYVQQGIASPLGGDDYFQPVPAEFLNARKRRVPLKASENVVAFIKGSEKPDEIVVISAHLDHEGIKNGQIYNGADDDGSGTVAILEIAEAFQKAVKAGKGPKRSVLFLHVTGEEKGLLGSRYYVENPIFPIANTVCDLNIDMVGRVDDRHKDNPNFVYLIGSDKLSTDLHNISEAVNTKYTKIDLDYKYNDENDPNRFYYRSDHYNFAKYNVPIIFYFNGTHADYHKPSDTPDKINYPMLQQRARLVFHTAWEVANRDARLVVDKPVEVKK, encoded by the coding sequence ATGAAAAAACTACTCCTCTCTGCTAGTTTACTCGCTTTTATAGCGTGTAGCACTAGCAAAAGCGCAACCAATGATACGGATGCCAATGTTGACTACGCTGAAAAATTTGCGGCTAGTATAACAGACAAAGATTTAGCGAAACATTTATTTATCTATGCTGGTGATGAATTTGAAGGAAGAAACACAGGTGAGCCTGGACAAAAGAAAGCAGCTGAATACTTAAAGAACTTTTATGTTCAACAAGGAATTGCTTCACCATTAGGAGGTGATGATTATTTTCAGCCAGTACCTGCTGAATTTTTAAATGCCAGAAAAAGGAGAGTTCCTTTAAAAGCATCTGAAAATGTAGTTGCCTTTATCAAAGGTTCTGAAAAGCCAGATGAAATTGTCGTAATTTCTGCTCATTTAGATCACGAAGGGATTAAAAATGGACAAATTTACAACGGAGCTGATGATGATGGTTCTGGAACTGTCGCTATTTTAGAAATTGCTGAAGCATTTCAGAAAGCGGTAAAAGCAGGAAAAGGTCCAAAACGTTCAGTTTTATTTTTACACGTAACTGGTGAAGAAAAAGGTTTATTAGGCTCTAGATATTATGTTGAAAACCCAATATTCCCTATTGCAAATACAGTTTGTGATTTAAATATTGATATGGTAGGAAGAGTTGATGATAGACATAAAGACAATCCTAATTTTGTATACTTAATAGGATCTGATAAATTGAGTACTGATTTACACAACATTTCTGAAGCTGTAAACACAAAGTACACCAAAATCGATTTGGATTACAAATACAATGACGAAAACGACCCTAACAGATTTTACTACAGATCTGATCATTATAACTTTGCAAAATACAATGTTCCAATTATTTTCTATTTTAACGGAACCCATGCAGATTACCACAAACCATCTGACACACCAGATAAAATTAACTACCCAATGTTACAACAAAGAGCTCGTTTGGTTTTCCATACAGCTTGGGAAGTTGCAAACAGAGATGCTAGACTTGTCGTAGACAAACCAGTAGAAGTTAAAAAATAA
- a CDS encoding phosphoethanolamine transferase, whose protein sequence is MNFKKILIYILSAAVLLVPDLIIASKLTFVAFILTFTYKVFLLLAIGSLFLYFTKSYFKSYLIVGGFYLFSSFSEIIISILFKEYSTLDHIKALFFIRTNEIEEFTKTFYIYAFIPILIAVLYFVLLWLSKKMTYQKRGRTLIVSALLFISSIFISGILLSQTPFSFSGKNLTKYTFKTYFLKQHPFSFYYRTYEFVLTRKRYNQYSKKKEDFKFNVSNNALDSIRPETVVFVIGERARAQNWTINGYNKETSPNLNKFTNLITFKNNHSNAATTAGSIPLILTQATPKTHELVYSQKTIVTLFKEANYKTYWISNQFIFDYIEHDKEPDVFINLFKNKNHTDLDVIPVFDSIIQLKTNRKKLIVVNLAGGHGKVPEEFHKFKAFDSPQEKLVNKDNRTLLVNEYDNMIFLQDFVLGKLISSTAKQKKSSFLIYTADHGTNLFDDNHTNIFGYGSSNPTEKETNVPLFIWSSDQFINQYREKYSSLQRHQNFLTTNDNLFYTLADMAEIKYEGYKSNLSISSSSYIEPTLRLLYLNGSYKTYTRDTE, encoded by the coding sequence ATGAATTTTAAAAAAATATTAATTTATATTCTTTCAGCAGCTGTTCTACTAGTTCCTGATTTAATAATAGCGAGCAAATTAACGTTTGTTGCTTTTATATTAACGTTTACCTACAAAGTATTTTTACTTTTGGCTATAGGATCTCTTTTTTTATACTTTACAAAATCGTATTTTAAATCGTACTTAATTGTTGGTGGATTTTACTTATTTTCTTCTTTTTCAGAAATAATAATCAGTATCCTATTTAAGGAATACTCTACCTTAGATCATATTAAAGCACTCTTTTTTATTAGAACAAATGAAATAGAAGAATTTACTAAAACTTTTTATATTTATGCATTTATACCAATATTAATTGCTGTTTTATATTTTGTTTTATTATGGTTATCTAAAAAAATGACATATCAAAAAAGAGGAAGAACACTGATTGTCTCAGCACTTCTTTTTATAAGTTCTATTTTTATTTCTGGGATCTTACTTTCGCAAACTCCTTTTAGTTTTTCTGGAAAAAACTTAACTAAGTACACGTTTAAAACCTATTTTTTAAAACAACACCCTTTTAGTTTTTATTATAGAACATATGAGTTTGTTCTTACAAGAAAACGATACAACCAATATTCTAAAAAGAAAGAAGATTTTAAATTTAATGTTAGTAATAATGCTCTAGATAGCATAAGGCCTGAAACGGTTGTTTTTGTTATTGGAGAAAGAGCAAGAGCTCAGAATTGGACTATTAATGGTTATAATAAAGAAACAAGTCCAAATTTAAACAAATTCACTAATTTAATTACTTTTAAAAACAATCATTCAAATGCTGCGACTACTGCTGGATCTATTCCTCTAATATTAACACAGGCGACTCCAAAAACTCATGAATTAGTTTACTCACAAAAAACAATAGTTACTCTATTTAAGGAGGCAAATTATAAAACGTATTGGATTTCAAATCAGTTTATTTTTGACTATATTGAACATGATAAAGAGCCAGATGTATTTATCAATCTTTTTAAGAACAAAAACCACACAGACTTAGATGTAATACCTGTATTTGACTCAATAATTCAATTAAAAACAAATAGAAAAAAACTAATAGTAGTAAATTTAGCTGGTGGACACGGCAAGGTTCCTGAAGAATTTCATAAATTTAAAGCATTTGATTCACCCCAAGAGAAATTAGTAAACAAAGATAATAGGACCTTACTTGTCAACGAATACGACAATATGATTTTTCTACAGGATTTTGTTTTAGGTAAATTAATTTCATCTACAGCAAAACAGAAAAAATCATCTTTTTTAATATACACTGCAGATCATGGAACTAATTTGTTTGACGATAATCACACCAATATTTTTGGTTATGGCTCATCTAACCCTACAGAAAAAGAAACAAATGTCCCTCTTTTTATCTGGTCATCAGATCAATTTATCAATCAGTATAGAGAAAAGTATAGCTCATTGCAAAGGCATCAAAATTTTTTAACAACTAATGATAATTTATTTTATACATTGGCAGATATGGCTGAGATAAAATATGAAGGTTATAAAAGTAATTTAAGTATTTCTAGTTCTTCATACATCGAACCAACACTTAGGCTTCTATATTTAAATGGAAGTTACAAAACATACACAAGAGACACTGAATAA
- a CDS encoding FecCD family ABC transporter permease, whose translation MIQKNKRFTKHFSILLLLIVVLFFINISLGSVTIPLKDLVNSIFGGEVTKESWKTIIINFRVPKAITAVLVGSGLSICGLLMQTLFRNPLAGPFVLGISSGASLGVALLILGASVFGGVFVSLTYSSWALAIASFAGAALVLFAVLIAAKTVRNTMSILIIGLMFGSLTSAIISVLAYFSEAAQIQQYMFWSFGSLGNLSWNEIGVFASIYFVGIASVFTIIKPLNSFLLGEHYAKSLGMNVKKVRLIILIITSLLTGVITAFSGPIAFIGLAVPHIAKMIFNSSNHKILIPASAILGGIILLICDIIAQLPTSEFTLPINAITSLFGAPIVIWLLVRKKKIYV comes from the coding sequence ATGATTCAAAAAAACAAACGCTTTACGAAGCATTTTTCTATACTCCTCTTATTGATAGTAGTTTTGTTCTTTATCAATATTAGTTTAGGATCGGTAACCATACCTTTAAAAGACCTAGTAAATTCCATTTTTGGTGGAGAAGTAACAAAAGAAAGCTGGAAAACCATCATCATCAATTTTAGAGTTCCAAAAGCTATCACTGCTGTTTTAGTGGGCTCTGGCCTTTCTATTTGTGGTTTACTAATGCAAACCTTATTTCGGAATCCATTGGCTGGACCATTTGTACTAGGTATTTCTTCTGGAGCGAGTCTGGGTGTGGCATTATTAATTTTAGGAGCCAGTGTATTTGGCGGTGTTTTTGTAAGCCTAACCTACTCTAGCTGGGCTTTGGCGATAGCTTCTTTTGCAGGGGCTGCCTTGGTGTTGTTTGCTGTATTAATTGCTGCAAAAACAGTTAGAAACACCATGTCTATTTTAATTATAGGTCTTATGTTTGGTAGCCTAACATCTGCAATCATTAGTGTGTTGGCTTATTTTAGTGAAGCTGCACAAATACAGCAATACATGTTTTGGAGTTTTGGAAGCTTAGGCAACCTTAGCTGGAATGAAATAGGTGTATTTGCCAGCATCTATTTTGTGGGAATCGCTTCTGTTTTTACCATTATAAAACCGCTAAACAGCTTTTTATTAGGAGAGCATTACGCAAAGAGTTTGGGGATGAATGTCAAAAAAGTAAGACTCATAATTTTGATTATCACCAGTTTATTAACAGGTGTGATCACTGCCTTTTCTGGACCAATTGCATTTATTGGTTTGGCTGTACCGCATATCGCTAAAATGATTTTTAATAGCTCAAATCATAAAATTTTAATTCCGGCCAGTGCCATTTTAGGCGGTATTATTTTGTTAATTTGTGATATCATTGCTCAATTACCAACCAGTGAATTTACCTTGCCGATAAACGCGATAACCTCCTTATTTGGAGCACCAATCGTTATTTGGCTCTTGGTAAGGAAAAAGAAAATCTACGTGTAG
- a CDS encoding ABC transporter ATP-binding protein, producing the protein MKTKEEHIVLCTKELTIGYRQKKQEKIIASNINLSIQKGKFVALLGKNGIGKSTLLRTLSKVQQPLNGLIELNQKSLTKHTDKELATLLSLVLTERLPESQLTVIELVALGRQPYTNWIDKLAKHDLQKILWAMEQTEVAHLKDHHFYELSDGQLQRVLIARALAQDTEIIILDEPTAHLDMHHTFKVFSLLKRLVTNTNKTIIISTHQINLAVELADELILMNEEGIQSGATDQLIEKDVLSSLFPKEFINFNKKLRQFSINKDN; encoded by the coding sequence TTGAAAACCAAAGAAGAACATATCGTACTCTGCACCAAAGAACTGACTATAGGTTACCGGCAAAAAAAGCAAGAAAAAATTATTGCAAGCAATATCAACCTTAGCATTCAAAAGGGAAAATTTGTAGCCTTGTTGGGTAAAAATGGAATTGGAAAATCGACCTTATTACGGACACTTTCTAAAGTTCAACAACCACTAAATGGGCTTATTGAATTAAATCAGAAAAGCCTTACAAAACACACAGATAAAGAACTTGCAACTCTTTTGAGTTTGGTTTTAACAGAGCGCTTACCAGAAAGCCAACTAACTGTCATAGAATTGGTTGCCTTAGGAAGACAACCCTACACCAACTGGATTGACAAACTTGCCAAACACGATTTGCAAAAAATACTGTGGGCCATGGAGCAAACAGAAGTAGCTCATTTAAAAGATCATCATTTTTACGAGTTAAGTGACGGACAACTACAACGTGTTTTAATTGCTAGAGCCTTAGCTCAGGATACAGAAATCATCATCTTAGATGAACCTACTGCGCATTTAGACATGCATCACACTTTTAAGGTTTTTAGCTTGTTAAAACGATTGGTAACCAATACCAACAAGACCATTATCATCTCTACTCATCAGATCAACCTCGCTGTAGAATTAGCAGATGAACTCATCTTAATGAATGAAGAAGGCATACAGAGTGGCGCCACTGACCAACTGATTGAAAAGGATGTTTTAAGCAGCTTATTTCCTAAAGAATTCATAAATTTTAACAAAAAATTACGACAATTCTCAATCAACAAAGACAATTAG